One Pyrus communis chromosome 13, drPyrComm1.1, whole genome shotgun sequence genomic window carries:
- the LOC137713937 gene encoding protein BIC1-like, with product MRRKRSQMAHQISLQKPIIQNTPVLPKMQEYGEQILKKNDSFMELQGSTSRKMHENEEVSVMDGHASAAAEGDDHVVVVDQDPTAAAAEEEESGRERLKKHRMDVAGQVWIPDIWGQEELLQDWIDCSAFDASLFPSGIMTARSALVEEGRRDNSGRLRIEYRC from the coding sequence ATGAGAAGAAAACGATCTCAAATGGCTCATCAAATCTCTCTGCAGAAACCCATCATCCAAAACACTCCAGTTCTACCAAAGATGCAAGAATATGGTGAGCAGATCTTAAAGAAAAATGACAGTTTTATGGAGCTGCAAGGAAGCACGTCACGAAAGATGCATGAAAACGAGGAAGTTTCAGTAATGGACGGTCATGCTTCAGCTGCTGCAGAAGGTGATGATCATGTTGTTGTTGTGGATCAAGATCCcacggcggcggcggcggaagaggaagagagtggaCGTGAGAGGTTGAAGAAGCACAGAATGGACGTGGCCGGACAGGTTTGGATTCCGGATATTTGGGGGCAGGAGGAGTTGCTGCAGGATTGGATTGACTGTTCAGCTTTTGATGCTTCTTTGTTTCCGAGCGGGATTATGACTGCTCGTTCTGCGTTGGTTGAGGAGGGGAGGAGAGACAACTCCGGCAGATTAAGAATAGAATACAGGTGTTGA
- the LOC137712870 gene encoding protein CIA1-like, which produces MELAKELREIQTLQGHTDRVWSLAWNPTTGVAGIPLSFASCSGDKTVRIWEQNPSTSSWDCKAVLDETHTRTVRSCAWSPSGKLLATASFDATTAIWENVGGDYECVASLEGHENEVKSVCWNPSGSMLTTCGRDKTVWVWEVLPGNEFDCVSVLQGHTQDVKMVQWHPTRNLIFSCSYDNTVKIWADDGDDDDWACVQSLGETNNGHSSTVWALSFNPSGDKMVTCSDDLTLKIWGSDDTKMSADGFAPWRHLCTLSGYHDRTIFSVHWSRDNIIASGAADDAIRFFVENDEQDGLVDGPSYKLLLRKENAHDMDINSVQWSPGEDQFLASAADDGTIKIWELTSDSC; this is translated from the exons ATGGAGTTAGCGAAAGAGCTCCGAGAGATTCAGACGCTACAGGGCCACACCGATAGGGTATGGAGCCTCGCCTGGAATCCGACCACCGGTGTCGCCGGAATCCCCCTTTCCTTCGCTTCCTGCAGCGGCGACAAGACCGTTCGTATTTGGGAACAAAACCCCTCAACTTCTTCTTGGGATTGCAAG GCAGTTCTGGATGAAACACACACGAGAACCGTCCGATCGTGCGCTTGGTCCCCATCTGGGAAATTATTGGCCACTGCAAGCTTCGATGCCACTACTGCAATTTGGGAAAATGTTGGGGGCGATTATGAATGTGTTGCCAGTCTAGAG gGTCATGAAAACGAAGTGAAAAGTGTGTGTTGGAATCCATCTGGGTCTATGCTTACGACTTGCGGTCGAGATAAAACTGTATGGGTATGGGAAGTGCTGCCCGGGAACGAGTTCGACTGTGTGTCAGTTTTGCAAGGCCATACACAAGATGTGAAGATGGTTCAGTGGCATCCCACTAGGAATCTTATATTTTCTTGTAGCTATGATAACACTGTCAAG ATATGGGCTGATGATGGTGACGATGATGATTGGGCATGTGTTCAAAGCTTAGGTGAAACTAACAA TGGTCACTCTTCTACTGTCTGGGCTCTATCATTTAATCCCAGTGGAGACAAGATGGTTACCTGCAG TGATGATCTTACTCTAAAGATATGGGGATCAGACGATACAAAGATGTCTGCTGATGGTTTTGCACCTTG GCGACATCTTTGCACTCTTTCAGGTTATCATGACCGGACAATATTTTCAGTTCATTGGTCAAG GGACAATATCATAGCCAGTGGAGCTGCAGATGATGCAATAAGATTTTTCGTGGAGAACGATGAACAAGATGGTTTG GTTGATGGGCCTTCATATAAATTGCTTTTGAGGAAGGAAAATGCCCATGACATGGATATCAATTCGGTGCAATGGAGCCCTGGG GAGGATCAGTTTCTTGCTTCTGCAGCCGATGACGGGACGATTAAAATATGGGAGTTGACATCTGATAGCTGCTAA
- the LOC137713119 gene encoding cytochrome b-c1 complex subunit 9, mitochondrial-like produces MDSAARRSGGGLFEGLYRVIMRRNSVYVTFVIAGAFLGERAVDYGVHKLWEYNNVGKRYEDISVLGTRQSEE; encoded by the exons ATGGATTCAGCGGCTCGAAGGAGCGGCGGAGGCCTCTTCGAAGGTCTATACAGGGTCATCATGCGACGTAACTCCGTCTACGTCACCTTTGTCATCGCTGGAGCCTTCCTCGGCGAGCGG GCTGTTGATTACGGAGTTCATAAGCTGTGGGAGTACAATAATGTTGGG AAACGATATGAAGATATTTCAGTTCTGGGGACAAGGCAATCTGAAGAATGA
- the LOC137713339 gene encoding NDR1/HIN1-like protein 10, which produces MPQLTRDDRYFYLAVVCSVIGIVVCFFAIFGSVYAVLWKSFYPHGPQITVTNASLTQLNSIDYAENTLDYNLALNFTIRNRNRWVGIDYRSIQVIGAQISYKSVAVSATPFYQEGKNTTAMHALLQLQGEPREMAGVYSIDVMFVLQVVSTLPSARVFLENKDTESVLDE; this is translated from the exons ATGCCTCAATTGACGCGTGACGACCGCTATTTCTACCTTGCCGTAGTCTGCAGTGTCATCGGCATCGTCGTCTGCTTCTTCGCTATATTCGGCAGTGTCTACGCCGTACTCTGGAAGAGCTTCTATCCCCACGGCCCCCAAATCACCGTCACTAACGCCTCTCTAACCCAACTCAATTCCATTGACTACGCGGAAAACACTCTCGACTACAACCTTGCACTCAACTTCACCATCAGAAATCGCAACAGATGGGTTGGCATAGACTACCGTAGCATCCAAGTCATTGGTGCTCAGATAAGCTACAAGTCTGTCGCAGTGAGTGCGACTCCGTTTTACCAGGAGGGCAAGAACACCACCGCTATGCATGCACTACTACAACTTCAAGGGGAGCCGAGGGAGATGGCTGGTGTTTACAGTATTGACGTAATGTTTGTTCTTCAG GTGGTTTCAACCCTACCGAGTGCAAGAGTGTTCCTCGAAAACAAAGATACCGAATCCGTGCTGGATGAATGA
- the LOC137711971 gene encoding large ribosomal subunit protein uL1-like, which produces MSKLSSDGLREAISQIKTNSETKKRKFTETVELQIGLKNYDPQKDKRFSGSVRLPHIPRPKMRVCMLGDAQHVEEAEKMGLDYMDVESLKKLNKNKKLVKKLAKKYHAFLASEAVIKQIPRLLGPGLNKAGKFPTLVSHQESLEAKLNETKAMVKFQLKKVLCMGVAVGNLAMEEKQIFQNVQLSVNFLVSLLKKNWQNVRSLNLKSTMGKAIRIY; this is translated from the exons ATGAg TAAGCTGTCTAGTGATGGGCTGAGGGAAGCCATTTCTCAGATTAAGACGAACTCTGAGACAAAGAAGAGGAAGTTCACTGAGACAGTGGAGCTTCAGATTGGTCTGAAGAACTATGACCCCCAAAAGGATAAGCGTTTCAGCGGTTCTGTCAGGCTTCCACACATTCCTCGCCCTAAGATGAGGGTTTGCATGCTTGGAGATGCCCAGCATGTGGAAGAG GCAGAGAAGATGGGTTTGGATTATATGGATGTGGAGAGCTTGAAAAAGctgaacaagaacaagaaacttgtgaagaagcttgCCAAGAAATACCATGCCTTTTTGGCTTCTGAAGCTGTCATTAAGCAGATTCCTCGTCTTCTTGGCCCTGGTCTTAACAAGGCAG GTAAGTTTCCAACCTTGGTGAGTCACCAGGAATCTCTGGAGGCAAAACTTAACGAGACCAAAGCTATGGTGAAGTTCCAACTTAAGAAGGTTCTTTGCATGGGTGTTGCTGTCGGGAATCTCGCTATGGAGGAGAAGCAGATTTTCCAGAATGTACAACTCAGTGTCAATTTCTTGGTTTCATTGTTGAAGAAGAACTGGCAGAAT GTGAGGTCCTTGAACTTGAAGAGTACGATGGGGAAAGCTATCCGTATCTACTAA
- the LOC137713882 gene encoding glucosamine 6-phosphate N-acetyltransferase-like, which yields MANSEEHNFQVRKLELSDKGKGFIELLQQLTVCDSVSDKDFEDRFKELSARAEDHQVFVIEDHRSGKIVATGSVFIERKFIRNCGKVGHIEDVVVDANARGMQLGKKMIDSLTDYARSLGCYKVILDCSVENKAFYEKCGYVQKEIQMVKYFI from the coding sequence ATGGCAAACAGTGAAGAACACAATTTCCAAGTTAGGAAGCTAGAACTCTCAGACAAAGGCAAGGGATTCATAGAACTACTGCAACAGCTGACCGTTTGTGATTCTGTATCCGACAAGGACTTCGAAGATCGATTTAAGGAGCTTAGTGCCCGAGCAGAGGACCATCAGGTCTTTGTAATAGAAGATCATCGCTCAGGGAAGATTGTGGCAACTGGGAGTGTGTTCATTGAAAGGAAGTTTATAAGAAACTGTGGCAAAGTCGGGCACATTGAAGACGTTGTGGTTGATGCCAATGCACGCGGGATGCAATTAGGAAAGAAGATGATTGACTCCCTTACGGATTATGCTCGCTCGCTGGGGTGTTATAAGGTGATTCTCGATTGCAGTGTTGAGAACAAAGCGTTCTATGAGAAATGTGGCTACGTGCAGAAGGAGATTCAGATGGTGAAGTACTTCATCTGA
- the LOC137713554 gene encoding uncharacterized protein, whose translation MASSLHQWESDPLFSAAEVVQDSADRMESVFRSLLHELSLVQGDCPDPKLRVSIDYHKRDLATTLETAKWQLEDFERAVSFSAMAGRSQNREDVISRHKQFIGAIREQILYVEKSLEGTAIGDDPMRNTEWVNLNEQDRDGLALFLSGGNNAEPTDCQEVEDNSILRRFLDPTTSSAKDSIEENNLRKVGSYNRFGEGGSWDIGNTRLKSDFTDSFPETSWNRYGGGESRDLEANEAKPESFSRTNVFGFLSTAWSVYGSRVTGSYTKRFKDGEEQSHSSSSAGVSHGAQGQHQGTWLYRNFKELGMGIRTKVMYLRTWLGVFRARYERSPYHIQVQRHSIQLVLIILLALIILGTLVSRLA comes from the exons atggcgTCGAGCTTGCACCAATGGGAGTCGGACCCTCTGTTCTCCGCAGCCGAAGTCGTCCAAGATTCCGCTGACAG GATGGAATCGGTTTTCCGCTCTCTGCTGCATGAGCTCAGTCTTGTTCAAGGTGATTGTCCAGACCCAAAGTTACGTGTGTCAATAGATTATCACAAACGTGATCTTGCTACAACACTTGAAACTGCAAAGTGGCAG TTGGAAGATTTTGAAAGAGCGGTCAGCTTTTCAGCTATGGCAGGAAGGTCTCAAAATCGGGAGGATGTAATTTCAAGACACAAACAGTTTATAGGAGCCATTAGGGAACAAATACTTTACGTGGAGAAGAGCTTGGAGGGTACAGCTATAGGAGATGATCCCATGAGAAATACAGAGTGGGTTAACTTGAATGAGCAAGATAGAGATGGTTTGGCGCTGTTCCTTTCTGGGGGAAATAATGCTGAGCCCACTGATTGTCAAGAAGTGGAAGACAACAGTATCTTGAGAAGATTTCTTGATCCAACCACATCTAGTGCTAAAGATTCTATAGAGGAGAACAACTTGAGGAAAGTTGGTTCGTATAACAGATTCGGTGAAGGTGGGAGTTGGGACATTGGCAATACAAGGTTGAAATCTGATTTTACAGATTCTTTTCCAGAGACCTCTTGGAACAGATACGGAGGTGGTGAGAGTCGGGATCTTGAAGCTAACGAAGCCAAACCTGAAAGCTTCAGCAGAACAAACGTATTTGGGTTCTTGAGTACGGCATGGAGTGTTTATGGGAGTAGGGTAACTGGGAGCTATACAAAGAGAtttaaagatggagaagaacAAAGTCATTCCTCATCAAGTGCTGGTGTTTCTCATGGTGCACAG GGTCAGCATCAGGGAACGTGGTTGTATAGAAATTTCAAAGAGTTGGGTATGGGGATTCGGACAAAAGTAATGTACTTACGGACCTGGCTTGGTGTATTTAGGGCAAGATATGAAAGATCACCTTATCACATTCAAGTTCAGCGGCATTCTATTCAACTGGTGTTGATAATACTACTTGCGCTCATTATTTTAG GCACACTGGTTTCCCGGCTTGCTTAA